The proteins below come from a single Rosa rugosa chromosome 2, drRosRugo1.1, whole genome shotgun sequence genomic window:
- the LOC133731406 gene encoding G-type lectin S-receptor-like serine/threonine-protein kinase At1g61500 — MDLFPTYWRSGPWDQSKYIGVIPGTRYNSYSFNKIPGDKVLTYMDISSEGVLRQMFSESGKNWYLDWESWKNPCDNYGACGPFGVCKASDSPICKCLKGFIPKSNEEWSKRNWTGGCVRRTNLSCETNTNDSVSSKGKDGVLKLERLKVPDFHEYLNSVSLDKLEDCKIQCLDEEKPIKLIASLTAIRFMSILIAIVFSLHRWRANQRRNVKSTTRRLESTSFIKIYKDGFREYIGQHDSSELKIYDFDSISIAMDNFSITNKLGQGGFGPVYKGMLLEGKEIAVKILSSSSRQGVEEFKNEMLLISSLQHKNLVRMMGCCVKENEKLLIYEFMSNKSLDTFLYDSTKRAMLDWASRFNIIQGVARGLLYLHHDSYVKVIHRDLKVSNILLDEKMNPKISDFGLARIVEETQSLENTQKVVGTR; from the exons ATGGATCTATTCCCTACGTACTGGAGAAGTGGGCCTTGGGATCAATCAAAGTATATTGGTGTGATACCGGGAACAAGGTATAACTCTTACAGTTTTAACAAAATTCCAGGTGACAAAGTTCTTACATATATGGACATATCTTCAGAAGGAGTACTGAGGCAAATGTTTTCAGAAAGTGGGAAGAACTGGTATCTTGACTGGGAGTCATGGAAAAACCCATGCGATAATTATGGCGCCTGTGGACCTTTTGGGGTTTGCAAAGCTTCTGACTCTCCAATCTGCAAGTGTTTGAAAGGGTTTATACCCAAGTCAAATGAAGAATGGAGCAAAAGAAACTGGACTGGAGGTTGTGTGAGACGAACAAATTTGTCTTGTGAGACTAACACAAATGATTCAGTCTCATCAAAAGGAAAAGATGGGGTTTTGAAGTTGGAAAGATTGAAAGTACCCGATTTTCATGAATATCTGAATTCTGTGTCTTTAGACAAGCTCGAGGACTGCAAGATACAGTGCCTGG atgAAGAAAAGCCAATAAAGTTAATTGCCAGCCTTACAGCTATTCGATTTATGAGTATTTTAATTGCAATAGTCTTCAGTTTGCACAGGTGGCGTGCCAACCAAAGGC GAAATGTCAAATCAACAACACGGCGTTTGGAATCAACTAGTTTTATTAAGATTTATAAAGACGGTTTTCGAGAATATATAGGACAACATGATTCCTCGGAGCTAAAGATATATGATTTTGATAGCATATCGATCGCCATGGACAACTTCAGCATAACAAACAAACTCGGTCAAGGCGGCTTTGGCCCAGTTTATAAG GGGATGCTACTGGAAGGGAAGGAAATAGCAGTAAAAATACTATCTAGTAGCTCAAGACAAGGAGTTGAAGAGTTCAAGAATGAGATGTTGTTGATCTCCAGTCTTCAACACAAAAACCTTGTTAGGATGATGGGTTGCTGTGTTAAAGAGAATGAGAAGTTACTGATCTACGAGTTTATGTCAAACAAAAGCTTGGATACTTTTCTATATG ATTCGACGAAGAGAGCAATGCTTGATTGGGCTTCACGCTTTAATATTATCCAGGGTGTTGCTAGAGGGCTTCTTTATCTTCATCATGATTCCTATGTGAAGGTGATACATAGAGATTTAAAAGTTAGTAACATTCTCTTAGATGAGAAAATGAATCCAAAAATCTCAGATTTTGGATTGGCACGCATAGTTGAAGAAACACAGAGTCTAGAAAATACTCAGAAGGTTGTTGGAACACGGTGA
- the LOC133729760 gene encoding cysteine-rich receptor-like protein kinase 19: MCLLCSGYMSPEYAMGGIFSEKFDVYSFGVMVLEIISSKKNTSFYFYDQQLGFLAYAWKLWNEGRALELVDEVLGDSYSSSEVMRCVHVGLLCVQDNAADRPAMTDVASILSSEKDGPHPKRPIFTIQNSVYHPGPYYENTNSSKNEASITIIEGR; encoded by the exons ATGTGTTTGCTGTGCAGTGGCTATATGTCTCCGGAGTATGCCATGGGTGggatattttctgaaaaatttgATGTCTACAGCTTTGGGGTCATGGTATTAGAGATTATAAGCAGCAAGAAGAATACCAGCTTCTATTTTTATGACCAACAGCTAGGCTTCCTTGCCTAT GCATGGAAGTTGTGGAATGAAGGCAGGGCGTTGGAGTTAGTAGATGAAGTATTGGGTGATTCATATTCCTCATCCGAAGTAATGAGATGTGTGCATGTTGGGCTTCTTTGTGTACAGGACAATGCTGCGGATAGACCAGCCATGACCGATGTAGCTTCAATTCTAAGCAGCGAGAAAGATGGTCCACATCCGAAGAGGCCTATATTCACTATCCAAAACTCAGTTTATCATCCTGGACCATACTATGAAAATACAAATTCCTCAAAAAATGAAGCTAGCATTACAATAATTGAAGGACGGTAA